The Streptomyces sp. NBC_00483 genome contains the following window.
GAGCACGCCAAGACACCCCCTAGCGACGCTGACATACGCGCCTGGTGTGCAGCGTGCGGGGTACCGGAGCAAACCGGTGACTTGATCGCTGCCAACAGGCAGGCAGATTCCATGTACACCGCGTGGAAACGGCTACAGCGAACCGGTCTTAGGCGACTGCAAGAGTCGGGCGTACCCCTCTACGACCAGACACGACAGTTTCACGTGTACTGCTCGAATGTCGTTCCCGGATTCTTCCAAACGCCTGGCTACGCAACCGCGCTGCTGTCATCCATCGCCCGGTTCCGCGGTACGCCTGACGATGTGTCAGATGCAGTCGCGGCGCGCATGGCCCGATCAGGCGTCATCAGAGAAGGTGACCACCGGTTCGCCGTGCTGGTGGAAGAGTCTGTATTGCGGTACCGGATCGGAAGCCCAGAAGTCATGGCCGCTCAGCTAGGCCACTTGCTGTCAGTCATGGCGCTCCCTTCGGTCTCCCTGGGGGTCATCCCGTTCGCAGCACCCCGTGAGGCGTGGCCGCTGGAAACGTTCACTGTCTTTGACCGTCAACGGGTGCACGTCGAAACGCTGGCAGCCTCCATCAAGGAGACTCAGCCCAGTGAAGTTGCCCTATATCTCCGGGCGTTCGGCAACATGAAGAGGGTTGCCGTCTATGGAGCGGATGCACGGTCCTTGATCACGTCTGCCATTGACGCACTGACCTAGCTGACCAACCGTCTACGTCGGGAGGACTGGCCGCGCATCGTCCACCGTGGTCACTGGCGCGCTACTCTCTGAAGTACCTGATGGCTTCAGGTGATCCACAAGGTTGGAGTCCGTAGATGGACGAAAAAACCCTCGCCCTCATCGCCATCGTTGTCTCAGTCCTCACCGCCGTGGGCACGCTCATCTATACGCATCAACAGATGAAGGCGGCCAAGAAGGCTAATGCGCTGGCCGAGCAAGCCCAGCGAGAACAGGTACTGCCCTATGTGATCGCGGATATCCGAGAACGAGTACCAGGGTCGCAACTTCTCTGCTTTTTCATCGAGAACAGCGGACCGACAGTGGCTCGTGATGTTCAGCTATCTGTTGAACCTCCCCTACGTTCCGCTCTAGGGGAAGAAACGGCAGCCAAGCTGAACGAAGCCGTAACGCGTAAGATTTCTGTACTCCCCCCAGGTCGTAGCCTTATGTACCTGATGGACGTTGGAAATAGGCTGTTCAAATCAGACCTACCTCGCCAATACACGGTAGTAGTGAACGCTTCAGGGCCATTCGGCGCCGTCGAGACATTGACCTACACAATTGACCTTGAGGTATTGAAGGCTTCACTCCTGAACAGAGAGTCACTGGAGTGGAGCACGCACGTAATAGCTGAAGAGTCGAAGAAGGCCACGAAGGCTCAGAAGGAACAAGCAGAAATCTTGGAGAAACTGTTCCGCACAGCTTCAGAAAGAATCGCATCGAACTCATCCGATGATGGCACGCCAGAGATTGAGCCGTAAGCGTCAAATCAAAAAGCCTGTCATCCTGCGGGGCCTGCTACTCGGTTTCAGCCCAGTCTGTCACACGCCGGTCATGCTCGGGTACTTGAAAAGACTCGTCACCGGAATGCTTGGCGAACTGTCGCCTGGAACACGCAGAAAGGAACGCCTTACGGTCGTCGTACGGGATTTCCCAGAGCGGCCGGCATAGTTCTTCATCGCTGAGGAGCATGAAGGCAGCAACACCGGCAACGTGGTTAGTGGTCATCATTCACTCTCAAGACATAAGAAAGCCCCGGCCAGCAAGTGACCGGGGCATAGAACGGGCCGAACCTGTCCGCGCAAAGCTTTCAAGCTGCGGCGCTAGTTTTTTCCCTCCCTGCCGCGCTTCTGTGGGGCGGGGAGGGGGTCACCCCCCAGGGGGTGGGTCAGAACGGAGGCTCATCCGTCCGCGCGTCATGCTCCGCTGTCCAGCGCTGCCATTCACGTTGAGCCTGTGACTGCCTCTGCCGCTCAGCCACGACACCACCAGCCTGGTTACGGCCTGTCTCACGGTTATGGCAGCGGACGCAGAGTGCTCTTAGGTGTTCATGCGCGTTCGGATCAGCAACACCACGCTTGACCAGTTCCTTGCGACTCAATGGCCAATGGTCAGCGACACGCGCGGACTGGCGACACAGAACACACCACGCATTCTGATACAGGAATGACTCACGCTTCCGCGGCCATTCCTTTCCGTATGCGCTGGTCCCCTTCTCGGCACGTCGTGCAGTCAGCATGTGTATGTGATCAGCGCATGCGCGCTCTCTCCCGGCGACCAGGTTCGGACAGTTGGGTGTGGCCGTACATCTGCGGCGGGGCAGGTAGGGCATGGGGCTCCTTCGGGCGATAGGGGTACGCCGGCTGGCAGGGAGCCCCTAGATACACCAATGGCCGGGTAGCTCCCCCTCGAAGTCCGGCAAACAAGGGAACTACCCGGCTAGGCGCTAGCGATTAGCCAGCGGCATTGGTGATGCGGACATGGGCCGCAGCAACCGGCATACCGAAAGCGACTCGCATAGTGCCTCGCACAGCAACACGGTCAGACGAGAAATATGCCGAGCGGTCAACGTCAAGGCGTGTGTCCTCACGGGTCACCACCAGGAAGTCATCCTTGCTGATGCCGTAAACGGTGTCCGCCGGAACGTACGGGCTGACAATGATCGGCCGGCCAAGGATGGTTCGCCGACCATCAGCGGTCAGGTCCGGGTTTAGAAGCGCCTTGTTGGAACCGGTCGCATCCTTGAGCTTCGCAATCTCAAGGGCCGTGGCAGCGCCGGTAACCCAAGACGTGATCCGTCCCCCGGCAGCCTCAGACTTCGAAATGGCCTCTTCGAACGGGTCAAGGTTGGCGTAAGTGACCGGGGCCGCAACCGTAGAAATGCCCGCCAGCGAAGCGAAGCCGGATGGATTAGGGGAGGCCAGCGCGTTGAACAGCGCGTTATCAACGTGGTTGGCAATCATCCGCGCGATGCTCCGGCCAATCTGGTCGGTCGCAGAAGGGTTGGAGTCATCGGCAAGTTCACGGCTGATGATCGTGAGGCCAGCGAACTTAGCCGGAGTGACCACCAGCTCATCAAGGTCAGCGTCGGAAGGAGCGATCTCCGCACCCTCAGCAACAGCGCCACCGGTCACATCAGCCGCGAGAATCGGGATTCGATAGTCGTGCGACTTCGTGAGAATCTTTGTGCCGGTCAGGTAGGCCACAGAAAGAGCCTCAACGGGCTTCGTGACAATCTCCCCGTACTCCGGGGGTAGAACAGCACCGTTGGCAGGCGTAAGCATGGTCATGCTTGAATTCCTTTGCGTTTGGGCATGGGCGCGGCGAATGGCCAGCGCAATGAATGGGGCCCGCTGCACCTGGCAGCACGGGAAAGCGGGCGCCTGGCCCAAACGTGAGAAAACCGCCGCCCACCTGGGGCACTAGCGGTTCCTCAGAAGGCATCTACGGGAATTGGTAGATGCCTATTCAGTTGTGTGAGGGGGTGGGGGAGTTGGCGCCCCCACCCTCCCTACCGGCCCTTGAACTGAAGCGCGTCTTGCATCCTCAAAGGGCCGGCCGCTACTTCGCGTCGACCGCCGCCAACATCACCCCAGGGAGCGGAGCCATTGCGGAGACCAGGGCGCTTATCTAGGAGCGCTGCTACTGCGGCATCAACCGCATCCGGCATGACGTTCCCTTCCGGGTCGGTCAGGTCATCGATGTTGGCTCCGCCAATTTCGAATAGATCAGCGCCAACGGCGAGTTTGCTTGCTGCGTGTGCCTCAATTTCCTTGCGGAGTAGGGCATTTACGCGGGCTTCGTAAGCATCTAGCTTCGTCTCAGCCTCGCGCAGCTTCGTTCGGTACTTGGCCGCTTCTCGGTTGCCTGAAGCCCCTTCACCTGACGCGCTGCCAGTTGGGTCAGCCGGCGGAGGAGCATCGGGATTCTGTTCGGGATTAGCCTCGGCGGGAGTTGGAGCCTCAGCCATTGGCCTGCACCCCTTCGTCGTAGACGTGCGTCAGGAGGTGGGTCGCTGGCGCGTGCCGGACGTATGCGACGACGTCCACAGCAGTCACGGTGTCGCCGTAGAAGTCGCGCATTTCCGCTTCGTTGAGAAAGAGCGCCTGAGACAGCGCAGAAACAGGAAGGCGAGTATCCGGCGCGCTGCGGGCTATCGCTGTAACGATCTGACAGGCGGCAAACTGACTGTCTGCCACCTCAGCAAGAAGAGACTTCAAGGTATGTGTCCTTTTCGATATTCCTCCCGCCGCTCAACTGGCCCAGGACACGGAACCCAGGAGCGGCGAGGGAAGAATGTGAGCCCACCCCTGGAAGGCATCGCGCCTGTGCGACCGCAGGGGTGGGAACATGCGGGTGACTAATCCCGCGTTGGAGTACGGGCCATGCCTAGCCCTAACCGCCGATGCCTGTCAGCGGAACTTGTGACCACCTACGGATTTCCGTAAGTGGTGAGGCTGTTCTGGGACCCATCCATCAAATGACCCCCGCCGCCCGGTAAACCAGTGAGACCAGGAATGCCAAGTTGAATAGCTCCGCGGCGAAGTAGAGACGCGTCATCATCGGCTGTCAGCCCGCTTGGCGTACGCACTGACTAGCCGGCTGTGCGTTGCGCGCTCGACTTCTAGTGACACCTTGCCGTAGCGGCGCCCTAGCGTTTCCCGCGCGGCCAGGTACCTATGGGCAGCGAGCGCACTGGCTTCACGGGCCGTGGCTTCCGTGTAGCGCTGTTCGTGGTCCACAGCGAGATACGCGGCCTTAATGAGGGGTGCGCACTCAGCTTCCAGCCCCTCTATGCCGACACGGCGGTAAGCCTGGTCGTACTTCCTGTGACAACTACGGCACATGGCCACGTAGTTGGAAGTGTTCTCGGACCAGACTCGCTTGCCTGCGTGCTGCTCGTTAGGGTCCGTGCCCCAGCGGTAGGCCCAATCGGACGCCGTGCGCAGACACCAGGCACAGTTGTGGTACTTGGCCGGGAGTCGCAGCCTGTCTAGCGTCCGGTGGATGCGGTGGTACGCGGATTCGACAGAAGTCATGTCGGGAAGTCTTTCGCTGGGGGTGCAGGAATGACTAAAGGCCCGACCCAGGGACTCAGCATGACTAGGCACCCCTGCCAGTCATGCGAGTCAACCCGGATCGGGCCTCTAGAGAGTGCGGATTAATGCCCCCGCACGGGCGTTCATGGGCGGGCCTCATCAGGGGTGCGGTCCGCTGGGCAGGCTACCTATTGGTGCCTACAAAGGTATCTAGTGAGTCGATTGCCTTCTGAGGCTTAAAACGCGAGATTCTGGCCGGGTCGCTGAATTCCGTTACGCGCTCGTTATCGTTGGCGTAGGTGAACAGCGGAAGATTCGCGCGTACACCCCACCTGACCTGCAAGAGTGCAGGAATGTAGATTTGAGGTTCGTTTCGGTAATCGACTAGAGAACTCTATGCTTTATCTGAAGTGGGGGTCGAAAATACACAACTGCACTGGGGTTGTGTTTACGCAGGTCAGAGCAGGTGTAGCCGACGGGCTGTCAGGTACGGGTGTGTAGTTTCGCTCCGTCCGCTGACTGGCTCCACCTGGCGCAGCGTCAAGAACGGCCGTAGGGGCCTCTGCGGGCACAGAAAGGCCCCGCCTGGCCAAGGGGGTCAGGCGGGGCTGTGGGGCGCCCAGGTGGGCACTGAGGGGGTTTCCGTGGGCTAGCCGGCCAAAGCCTCCGGGTGGCCTTGCAGCGCGGCCATGATGGCTTCCAGTCGCTCCGTACGCTGCCGCAGAAGGGCCGATGGCCCCTCGGCTACCTGTCGGGCGTACAGGCCGTTGAGCGTCCGTTCCAGGCGCTTGAACTCGCACTCCCGGTAGAACGCTGCTTCTTGCTCTTCCAGTTGCTGCGTGATCCGTTCACGGGTGGACGCTCTGTCTTCCGTGCTCTGTGTCGTGTTGGGCCACTCGTCGCGAAACGCGTTCATGTGGCTGCCCTGGTGGTCAGCGGGTAGTGCGCACGCGAGGCTGTTCCGGCCAATCGGGGGGCGTTGCTGGTATCCCGGTCGACGTGCAGAGCATGACTGCTGTGACATCCTGGTGTTCCTCTCTCCGATGAGGGGGCACCGGTCCGGTACTTCCGCCAAGTCGTGGCCGGACCGGTGCAGTTCTGATTCCCGCCTGATTAGGCGGATGTCTTTGCGTTCGCCCATGCATCCCAATAGGCGTCTATTGCGGGATTCCCGCCCTGATCTCTCCAGTCAGGGTCAAGGCGGTCCATGATTGGTGTCGTGTCGCCTACGCACTTCGGGGGCAGCAGGGTCACCTTCTTGAGTGCTGCCTGAAGTAGTGCACGCTGCCCCTCGATACCGGCCACGTTCCACAGGGCGGCAAGCCCTTTAGGGTCCATAAGCGGCGAGAGATCAGCCTCTAGGGAGAGTTCGGCAAGCTCAGCCTTCAGTCCGCTGATCTGTCCGGCGAGTTCGGCACGAAGCGCTTCGTATTGGGCTTCTTCCATCCCACCGCCGATGAAGAACTCTTTCTGAAGCCGGAGTTCCCTCGCTGCCGCATTGTCCAGCGCTGCCCCTACTGCTCTCTTGCGCGATTCCTTGGCAGGATCCTGATAGGACAGCCAACGGCGCGCGATGGCCCGAAGGGTGGGTGATTCAGGCGTAAGGCTGAGGATGTGATTGATCCACATCACTGACATTGCCTCGTCAGCACGTTCCCGCAGTGTGGCAGCCCCCGCGCACACCGATGGCCCTTGGTTGATCCGGGCTATGCAGCGGTAGTTGCGTCCGCCGTTCCCCATGGCTCCCTTGCAGTACGGGCACCGCAGGATTCCCGTAAGGATGGTTGCCGCCTTTCGCTTGCCGCGGCTTCTGTCGCCGATGGCTGTACCGGGGCGGGACCGGGCAGTGAACTTGGCCAGGATGACAGCGCGTTCAGCGAAAGTGATGACTCCTTCGCCAGCTCTAATCGGGTGTCCGTCGACTCCCATTAGGGGATTCCCGCCACGGTGCCACTTGTCCAGCGGATTACCGAACTCATCCTTTGCGCGCTCACGGTCCGGGATTAGCCCTGCCCAACTCGGGGACTGCGCAAGGTGAATGATGGTCTGCGCGCGCCATTGCTTGCCCTTGCGGGTCTTGATCCGCTCACTGTTCAGGGCTTCGGCAATAGCGGCCGGCGTGTCACCGTCCATCAACGCTTCGGCAATGCGACGCGCTGTCGGGTACTCCTTCGGGTCGTGTTCCAGCTTCCCGCTCCCCTTGGGACAGCGCAGACCGAAAGGCACCACTCCACCGGGCCAGCGACCTTCAGATTTGTGGGCGTCCCCACCTGTCTTAGTCCGCAGCGCAATATCTTTGGACTCTTCACGTGCCCGCTCGCTGAGGATGGCGAAGACCATCCGGGAACCCTTCGACGAGTCAAGCCCCTCGGTCGAACTGACCAGGCGTGCGGAACGCTTGTCGAATTCGTCCAGCAAAAGACCAACCTGCCCCATGCCACGGCGGGAAAGTCGGTCGGTCTTCCACACATAGAGCGTCTTGCTGAGTCCATCAAGGACAGCAGCAGTCGCTTTCTCAAATTCCTCGCGCCGGACATGTGCCTTGCTCGCGCTTCGCTGCTCGAACCAGAGGCGACGGATGTGCTTTCCATCGGCAGCAGCCGCACGGGATACATCCCGCACATGCGCCCGGAGGGTTGCCAAGTCGTCGCGCTTCTTGCTGCGTCTGATGTACGCCTCTGCCAAGTCAGCAGGGCCGCCGGTTCCTGGCTCCCAGAGCCCAAGCCGCTGGAGCTCTTCGTCCTCGAAGCCCAGCGCTCTCAGGGTCGGAAGATCATCCCGTTCCATGGTCATCCATCCGCCGTAGGTGTCCGCCTCTGCGGGGACTTCAAGCGGGTGGATTGCCTAATCGAGGCATTTCCGCAGGTCAGAGGCGGTGTTGCACCCTTGGCTCACAGGTGGGCGTGGATGAACTTCACCTGGTTCGCCTCGGCCTACGACAACGACGACGCGCTCTACCGCCTGATCACACTCGTCCAGATCGCGGGCGTGCTGGTGCTCGCGGCCGGGGTCTCACAGGCGTTCGCGCACGACAACTACATGGTGGTCTGGCTGGGCTACCTGATCATGCGGGTCGCCATGGCCACGCACTGGCTGCGGGCCGCAGCCTCCACCACGGGCGCCGAGCGCCGGGTGGCGCTGCGGTACGCGGGCGGGGTGCTCGCCTGCCAGGTCGGCTGGCTGGCGCTGCTGTTCACGCCCACGGCGGCGCAGGGCTGGGTGTTCCTGGCGATGGCGATCCTGGAGATGTGTGTACCGGTGTACGCGGAGCGGGACCGGCAGACGTCCTGGCACCCGCACCACATCGCCGAGCGCTACGGCCTGTTCACGATCATCGTGCTCGGCGAGTCGATCGCCGCGGCGACGGTCGCGGTGAAGTCGGGCATCGAGGAGAACGACGCGCTCGGCGAGCTCCTGCCGATCGCGGCCGGCGGCCTCCTCGTCGTCTTCGCCGCCTGGTGGATCTACTTCGCGGTGCCGATCCACGACCGGCTGCGCAGCAACCGGCAGGCGTTCGTATGGGGCTACGGCCACTTCTTCATCCTCGCCTCGGCGGCATCGATCGGCGCGGGCATCGAGGTCGCCGTCGAGCAGGCGGTGGGCGAGGCGCACATCTCCACGACCGCCGCCTCCGCCGCCGTGACGGTCCCGTCCGCGGTGTTCCTGCTGCTGGTGTGGGCGCTGCACTCGCGGTACTTCAAGGTGGGCGTCGCACAGAAACTGGCGTTGCCGGTCAGCGCGTTGCTGGTGCTCCTGTGCACGTTCGCGGGGCACTGGGCGGTGCTCGCGGCGGGGATCGTCGCGGCGCTCACGGTGGTGGTCGGGGTGACGCTGTCCTCGCGGACGGGCGAGGCGCAGCCCGCCTGACGAGGTCCGGCCACCCCGGGCGGGCACCAACTCGCGTGGTAGGCATGGCACATGACGACACGCAACGATGCCCTCACCGACGTCCCCGGCCTGCGCGTCGGACACGCCACCCGTGTCGGGGACGGATTCCTGACCGGTACGACGGTCGTGCTCGCCCCGGAAGGCGGCGCGGTCACCGCCGTGGACGTGCGGGGTGGCGGCCCCGGCACGCGGGAGACCGACGCGCTCGACCCGCGCAATCTCGTGCAGCGGATCGAGGCGGTCGTGCTCACGGGCGGCAGTGCGTTCGGGCTCGACTCGGCGTCGGGCGTGATGGCGTGGCTGGAGGACCAGGGGCGCGGGGTCCCGGCCGGCGCCCGCCCGGGGGAGGTCGTGCCGGTGGTTCCGGCGGCGTGCGTGTTCGACCTCGGCCGGGGCGGCGACTGGCGGGCCAGGCCGGACGCGGCGTTGGGCCGCGCCGCGGTCGAGGCCGCCGCCGCGACGGAGCCCGGCTCCCCCGTCCAGGAGGGCAACATCGGCGCGGGCACCGGCACGCTCGTCGGGAAGCTGCGCGGCGGCATCGGCACCGCGTCCACGGTCCTCGAATCCGGGATCACCGTCTCCGCCCTGGTCGTCGCGAACGCCGCGGGCTCCGCCGTGGACCCGGCCACCGGGGCGCTGTACGGCGAGTTCTTCACGGGACGCGGACCGGTGACGTACCCGACGCCGGAGGCGCACGAGGCGGCGGGCAAGCGGCTGGCGGAGGCGGCCGCTGCGAACGGGGCGGGACCGCTGGACGGGGCGGGGTCGCCGGACGAGGCGGGCGGAGCCGGGCGCACCGCCGGGGCCGGCGCGTGGGGCGGTGCCACCGCGCCCACCGACCCGCCGCCCCTCAACACCACCCTCGCCATCGTCGCCACCGACGCCGACCTCACCCGCGCCCAAGCACAGAAGGTCGCCGGTACCGCGCACGACGGGATCGCACGGGCCGTACGCCCCGTGCATCTGCTCAACGACGGGGACACGGTGTTCGCGCTCGCCACCGGGGAGCGCCCGCTCGACGCCGCGAACCCCCTTGCCCTCAACGAGATCCTCGCGGCGGGCGCGGACCTCGTGACGCGGGCGATCGTGCGGGCCGTGCGCACGGCGGAGTCCGTATCGGCCGGCGGCCGCACCCACCTCTCGTACAGCGACCTCTACTCGTAGAGCGACCTCTGACCTCTACTCGTAGAGCGACACTCGTAGAGCGACCTCTACGGGGGCCGGTCCGACGCCGTGTAACAGAGATCCACCACCCCGTAACAGAACTGTCCCTGTGGCTGCGTTCACAACAAGCGGAGGGAACCCCTCCGGCCGTCTCGCGCTCTTCCCACACATCGGTAGAGAAGCAGCGGAACAGCAGAAACCACGAAAAGGGAGCAGACCGTGAGCAGGCAGAACATAGCCGTCGTGTGCGCGGCCATCGCCGTCGGCGCACTGACGCTCACGGCCTGCGGGGGCGACGCCACCGCCGACAACAAGAACGACGACGCCCCGAAGATCACCATCTCGGCCAAGGACGGCTCGACCGGCGCGTCGATCAACGCGACGGGCGTGAAGGTCAGCGACGGCAAGCTGACAGGCGTGAAGATGACCGAGTCGGCGAGCGGCAAGGCCGTGCCCGGCACGATCGTGAAGAACGGCGCGGCGTGGAAGCCGAAGGAGCAGCTGGAGCGCGGCACCAAGTACCGGATCTCCGCGTCCGCCAAGGACGGCAGTGGGCAGAAGGCCGCCGCCAACTCCATCTTCACGACGGTCTCCGGCGCCAACAGCTTCATCGGCACGTACACGCCGGACGACGGGTCGACGGTCGGGGCCGGGATGCCGGTCTCGTTCACGTTCGACAAGGCGATCACCAACAAGAAGGACGTGCAGTCGCACATCACGGTGACGTCCAGCGGCGGCCAGAAGGTCGTCGGCCACTGGTTCGGCGCGCAGCGCCTGGACTTCAGGCCCCAGGAGTACTGGAAGGCCGGCTCCAAGGTCACCATGAAGATCGACCTCGACGGCGTCGAGGGCGCGAACGGGGTGCACGGCGTGCAGGACAAGACGGTGACGTTCACCGTCGGCCGCTCGCAGGTCTCCACGGTCGACGCGAACACGCAGGAGATGACGGTCGTCCGCGACGGCAAGACGATCAAGACGGTCCCCGTCTCGACCGGAAGCAACGAACACCCGACGTACAACGGGCAGATGGTGATCTCGGAGAAGTTCGTGCAGACGCGCATGAACGGCGACACGGTCGGCTTCGGCGGCGAGTACGACATCGCGGACGTGCCGCACGCGATGCGCCTGTCCCAGTCCGGGACGTTCATCCACGGCAACTACTGGAGCTCACCGGGCATCTTCGGCTCGCAGGGCACCAGCCACGGCTGCGTCGGCATGCGGGACGTGAAGGGCGCGGGCGGCGACACGACCGCCAAGTGGTTCTTCGACAACTCGCTCGTCGGCGACGTCGTGGTCATGAAGAACTCGCACGACGAGACGGTCGCCCCCGACAACGGCCTCAACGGCTGGAACATGGCGTGGAGTCAGTGGACGGCGGGCAGCGCCGCCTGACCGGCCGCCACCCCACCACGAACCCACCACGAACTCTCACCGACACGGGCCGCGCGGGAACCCCCCGCGCGGCCCGTGCGTTGTCCAGGCACGTTGCTCAAATCCCGTTCCCCGTTTGTCATTTCCCGGACATGATGTCCGAGCGAAGGACTACGGTATGCACCCACGAGGTGACACGAAGCAATCCTGGGAGGTGCCTTGAGCGTTCCGCATGATTCCGAGCCCAGTGTCGGGTTCGGCACCGAGCCGGACGCGTCACCCGAAGCGCAGCTCGGGCGACTCCTCGGGCGCGCGCTCAACTCCTTCGACCTGCCCGACGAGACGCTCGAGCGGCTCGACGGCGCCCTCGCGTACGCGGGCTCCCTGCACTCGGCCCACCACAGCGGCGGCCGCCACCGCGAGACGTACCGGCACAACTGGCTGCTGATCGACGGCGGCTCGCTCACCCTCTGGGAACTCGTGCACAACACGGGGCGGAACGGCACACCGCAGCACGAGGTCTACGTGTCCGAGGACGAGCTGCACCTGGCGACGGGACGGCTCCCGCTCCCCCACGAGGCCGAGCCGGAGTTCGACCTCCACGTCCCCATGACCCCCGTCAAGCTCCCCCCGACCCCGCCGATGCGCCGCACCTTCGGCACCGGCGACCCGGACAGCTCCGTCGACCACGCGCGCCGCCTGCTGCGCCGCGCGGAGAACCCCGACGTCACGACGCGACCGGGCCCCGGCACGGCGCGACTGCTGCGGGAAGCGTGCGCACACCAGATCACGCAGGCCTTCGGCTGCCGCGTCAGCCACGGATTCGCTCTGTACGAGCACGCGTTCCTGCTGCGCGACGGCTGCGAACTCAGCCTCTGGGAGGTCGAGCACACGGCGACGCCGGACGGGCGGCACATGTGCGAGGTCTACGCGACGCAGGCCGCTGCGCGAGCAGCGATGGAGCACCGGGCGGCGTCATCCCCGCGGGCCCGGCGGTAGCACTCTCCGGACTGTCGGTGGTGGCACTCCCCCGGACCACCGGCAGGACTACCGGCGGCTGAACTCCCGTACCAGTCCTGCGAAAGCGTCCTGCTCGTCGGCCGTCAGCGGCACCGACTCCAGCGCGGGCGCGCGGGACTGCGTCGGCAGCGCGCCCATCGGCAGCTGCGTCCGCGGCTGCGGCGGACCGAAAGCGACGGCGCGCGCCAGGCGGGCCAGTCCGATCACCCATGCCACGGCCGCAAGAGCGACCAGAGCCAGGCCCAGCTGCTGAAGGATCGACACGTGCTCAGGCATGCGTTCCAGTGAACACCACAGTCCGGGACTTTGGTCCCGGACCGTGACGTATCTCGCAAGGCTCCTAACGCCCCGCCAACCATGCCAACCGCGCCAATCGCACCAACCGCGGCAAGCCTCACACCTTCGCGGGCTGCACCGCCTCGGGCTCCGCGACGGTCACCGTCTGCGACGGGGCCTGCACGGCCTCCGGCTGCCCGGCGGCGGCCGGCTGCTTGCGCACCGACTTGAGCAGCACGGTCAGCGCCGCGGTGACGCACGTACCGGCCGCGATCGCCACCAGGTACAGCCAGGCGTTGCCGATCAGCGGGACCACGAAGATGCCGCCGTGCGGGGCGCGCAGCGTGGCGTCGAAGGCCATCGACAGGGCGCCGGTGACCGCGCCGCCCGCCATGGAGGCGGGAATCACGCGCAGCGGGTCGGCCGCGGCGAACGGGATGGCGCCCTCGGTGATGAACGAGGCCCCGAGGACCCAGGCCGCCTTGCCGTTCTCCCGCTCGGTCTTGGTGAAGAGCTTGCCGCGCACGGTGGTGGCGAGCGCCATCGCCAGCGGGGGCACCATGCCGGCGGCCATCACCGCGGCCATCACCTTGAGCGAGCCGTCAGTGGGGTTGGCGAGACCGCCGACCGCGAAGGCGTAGGCAACTTTATTGAGCGGACCGCCCAGGTCGAAGCACATCATCAGGCCGAGGATGACGCCGAGGACGATCGCGTTGGCGCCGGACAGGGAGTTCAGCCAGTCCGTCAGGGCGCTCTGCAGCGAGGCGATCGGCTTGCCGATCACCACGAACATCAGGAAGCCGACGACGATCGAGGAGAGCAGCGGGATCACGACCACCGGCATGATGCCGCGCAGCACCGCCGGGACGTTCACCTTCTGGATCGCCATGACCACGGCGCCCGCGATGAGACCGCCGATCAGGCCACCGAGGAAGCCCGCGTTGGTGGTCACCGCGATCGAACCGGCGACGAAGCCGGGCACGAGTCCCGGCCGGTCCGCCATGCCGTACGCGATGTAGCCGGAGAGGACCGGGACCAGGAAGGCGAAGGCGGCCTGGCCGGTGTAGAAGAGGAGCGCGGCCCAGCTGGTCGTCGAGCCCCAGTCGAAGCTGTTGAGCAGCGTCTGGACCTTGACGTCGGCGACCTCGTAGCCGCCGATCGCGAAGCCGAGCGCGATG
Protein-coding sequences here:
- a CDS encoding DUF6227 family protein; translated protein: MSVPHDSEPSVGFGTEPDASPEAQLGRLLGRALNSFDLPDETLERLDGALAYAGSLHSAHHSGGRHRETYRHNWLLIDGGSLTLWELVHNTGRNGTPQHEVYVSEDELHLATGRLPLPHEAEPEFDLHVPMTPVKLPPTPPMRRTFGTGDPDSSVDHARRLLRRAENPDVTTRPGPGTARLLREACAHQITQAFGCRVSHGFALYEHAFLLRDGCELSLWEVEHTATPDGRHMCEVYATQAAARAAMEHRAASSPRARR
- a CDS encoding PTS fructose transporter subunit IIABC codes for the protein MTEMITADLVDLDLSAGTKEAAARSLAERMVTLGRVTDLDGFLADVAAREAQMPTGLDGGIGIPHCRSEHVTEPTLAFGRSTEGIDFGAPDGPADLIFLIAAPAGADDAHLTILSSLARQLMDEDFKSALRAATDAEAAAALIRGDEPTPEPVAAEEAESPAPEPVEPEQPAAAETFKIVAVTSCPTGIAHTYMAAESLENTGRDTDGVELVVETQGSSGFTRLDPAVIAAADGVIFAHDVPVREKERFAGKPTVDVGVKAGVNRPAELIAEVREKAARGETTGRADASSTPVDNSGESTDGYGTKLRKWLMSGVSYMVPFVAAGGLLIALGFAIGGYEVADVKVQTLLNSFDWGSTTSWAALLFYTGQAAFAFLVPVLSGYIAYGMADRPGLVPGFVAGSIAVTTNAGFLGGLIGGLIAGAVVMAIQKVNVPAVLRGIMPVVVIPLLSSIVVGFLMFVVIGKPIASLQSALTDWLNSLSGANAIVLGVILGLMMCFDLGGPLNKVAYAFAVGGLANPTDGSLKVMAAVMAAGMVPPLAMALATTVRGKLFTKTERENGKAAWVLGASFITEGAIPFAAADPLRVIPASMAGGAVTGALSMAFDATLRAPHGGIFVVPLIGNAWLYLVAIAAGTCVTAALTVLLKSVRKQPAAAGQPEAVQAPSQTVTVAEPEAVQPAKV